From a region of the Drosophila virilis strain 15010-1051.87 chromosome 3, Dvir_AGI_RSII-ME, whole genome shotgun sequence genome:
- the LOC6624287 gene encoding limbic system-associated membrane protein, translating to MITYFCKTGQTMQLYICILALTISLRVSVSDGSFILPENEAPTTAPKFLSRGHLYKVIVGETIELPCKVQNLGSYVLLWRKGSSVLTAGHLKITRDQRFKIGADYNLQIVGVKTQDAGDYICQLGDQENRDQVHTVEILVPPTLRALPHNGQVTARKGSTVTLECKASGNPVPTIYWFKKDVYSGPTHLSDSSTLILENVDRHHAGTYQCSADNGVKERVSMDIQLTILSPPEITVEKAWVHAAEGYDIELVCVVHGDVNSEMLWYQNSFLLDPTDRRSMYPHDDRYSLIIRNFQQTDFGNYSCVADNALGRTKKYIEVSGRPGPADFISPALSGLLDHYNLTWTIESIPPLDEIKLLYRRLLMNETYQHPGKWHEYHIKPIPIRTDGTHYLMSYVVRNLEHNAVYEAIVQAKNKYGWNEISDIHQFYTRNHDLLLDIDMEYKMGISSCNRLSMTMDVLILPYVILILALKIII from the exons ATG ATTACATACTTTTGCAAAACGGGGCAGACTATGCAActttatatttgcattttagcGTTAACGATTTCACTTAGAG TGTCTGTTTCAGATGGATCTTTTATACTGCCAGAAAATGAGGCTCCCACAACAGCACCGAAGTTTTTGTCAAGGGGTCACCTGTACAAGGTTATAGTTGGCGAAACAATTGAATTGCCATGTAAAGTGCAAAATCTTGGGTCATACGTATTGCTATGGAGAAAGGGGTCCTCAGTTCTAACTGCTGGACACTTAAAAATTACAAGAGACCAAAGATTTAAAATTGGTGCAGACTACAATTTACAGATTGTCGGCGTTAAGACTCAAGATGCCGGTGACTACATTTGCCAACTTGGGGACCAAGAGAATCGGGATCAGGTCCACACGGTTGAAATATTGG ttCCACCAACATTGCGAGCACTCCCACATAATGGTCAAGTGACGGCACGCAAAGGAAGCACAGTAACATTGGAGTGCAAGGCGTCTGGCAATCCGGTTCCCACAATATACTGGTTCAAGAAGGACGTTTATTCGGGACCCACACATTTGTCAGATAGCTCCACATTGATCTTGGAAAATGTGGACAGACACCATGCAGGAACATATCAATGTTCCGCTGACAATGGGGTCAAGGAACGTGTCTCAATGGATATCCAGCTGACAATCTTAT CACCCCCAGAAATAACGGTGGAGAAAGCATGGGTGCATGCTGCCGAAGGATATGATATAGAGCTGGTTTGTGTGGTTCATGGGGATGTCAACTCTGAA ATGCTATGGTATCAAAACTCTTTCCTGTTGGATCCAACTGACCGGCGTTCTATGTATCCGCATGATGATAGATACAGTTTAATTATACGAAATTTTCAACAAACCGACTTTGGGAATTACAGTTGCGTTGCCGATAATGCACTGGGAAgaacaaagaaatatattgaGGTCTCTGGACGTCCAGGGCCAGCTGATTTTATTTCGCCAGCCCTAAGTGGCCTTCTAGATCATTACAACTTGACTTGGACAATAGAGTCTATACCGCCCTTGGATGAAATTAAACTCTTGTATCGACGGCTCTTG atgAATGAAACATACCAACATCCTGGTAAATGGCATGAATATCATATTAAGCCAATTCCGATCCGGACTGACGGCACACATTATTTAATGTCATACGTAGTAAGAAATTTGGAACATAATGCTGTCTACGAAGCAATTGTtcaagccaaaaataaatacggTTGGAATGAG ATCAGCGACATTCATCAGTTTTATACACGAAATCACGATCTTCTTCTCGACATCGATATGGAATACAAGATGGGAATTTCCAGTTGCAATCGATTATCAATGACCATGGATGTATTAATATTACCCtatgttattttaatattagcattaaaaattattatttaa
- the LOC6622800 gene encoding dynein regulatory complex protein 11 → MSFDLNHKYWVSTSKEIGQLLKKQNRLKTIEPPENKAISFKIFSELYVLYVELVNKLSFIYFNTFQVQKRAVVRTLVENATQQLMLLKEELKEMELSEYIYLDKVLIARKLTPRDLMIWRSPQFLYRRPLDIQNILSNNKLYMNDQEKEETDAKDWSKVTEAVELIQAHERARQARVYKSNIKYDKKKYLEVKQRKKVTYRFTFKPNQAMSIPVKRTLFTADFIKTDESCKDLRDKNENREESNDETEMERINVLRDNAARIIQSWWRAYKTKKIYKIKKQFKREMLGIRKTRRLKRPNRFANSVLEMYKNEQKRRKLDEDFEKLIMDERTRLLQMRSPWMMEDISDHIRAWFEEFYNKTGNFHAYPDPVKKGTVLVVIDETMTPIEFQETLNKKPMSKEEKKKLRAKIKAEKKKLRDKIKLRKMKEAKRRLKLKAAGIIDVGFILSDSKPIEKIEATMKQFSIDWRNVDEYLNKNHDPIKSWVTEEQLDIIHHELRELVDEYMRVEYELLRKALATDQNVPYKPQKVKKPKKKKGKKKKKPVDPTGDRTLSSLYNELKDEGVIEVVSHKDFDEFISDFNFTADDTRDEDNLTTLGPAKGDIKMVIQESMLGMSEFDISKPKSILLVGPLNSGKKLLCNIISSELDAVFINLSPEKVYKHADDMNMFLHIVMKVAREFQPTVLYIEEAHRVFFKKVPADQKEISPKLLAPFITKKILKPIKKTDKIVLLGTSSMPWAAKPQLKKAFQKIVLIPKCDYGTSFLLWLELMTENATNDLENYTYSALARVLQAYNSGDITNNIANTLNVERKMHLKSEALNPREFLEYFLTELDPPLFPPELKMMEKFSKWFGKSNKFAKMRHAIMAIKEAKQKKK, encoded by the exons ATGTCTTTTGATTTAAATCATAAGTATTGGGTATCTACTTCAAAAGAAATCGGCCAacttttaaaaaaacaaaatcgcCTAAAAACAATTGAACCACCTGAGAATAAAGCAAtatcattcaaaatattttctgaGCTCTATGTCTTATACGTGGAACTTGTTAATAAACTTAGCTTTATCTACTTTAACACATTTCAAGTACAAAAACGGGCAGTGGTCAGAACTCTGGTTGAAAATGCCACCCAACAGCTGATGTTACTTAAAGAGGAGCTTAAGGAAATGGAGCTAAgcgaatatatttatttagacaAAGTATTAATTGCCCGAAAGCTTACTCCGCGCGATTTAATGATATGGAGGTCGCCGCAATTTTTATATCGCCGTCCGTTAGATATTCAAAACATATTGTCAAATAATAAACTGTATATGAACGATCAAGAAAAAGAGGAAACTGATGCCAAGGACTGGAGCAAAGTTACTGAAGCAGTAGAACTTATACAAGCACACGAAAGAGCACGGCAAGCTCGTGTTTACAAGTCCAATAttaaatatgataaaaaaaaatacctagAGGTTAAGCAGAGAAAAAAAGTTACCTACAGGTTTACTTTTAAGCCGAATCAAGCAATGAGCATACCCGTTAAAAGAACTTTATTCACCGCAGATTTTATTAAGACTGACGAATCCTGTAAAGATTTAAGagataaaaacgaaaatagaGAGGAAAGTAATGAtg AAACTGAAATGGAGCGAATTAACGTGTTACGAGATAACGCCGCCCGTATTATTCAATCTTGGTGGAGAGCctacaaaaccaaaaaaatttataaaattaagaaacaatttaaaagGGAAATGCTGGGCATTAGAAAAACGCGTAGATTAAAGAGACCAAATAGGTTTGCGAATTCGGTTCTAGAGAtgtataaaaatgaacaaaaaagaaggaaaCTTGACgaagattttgaaaaactaatTATGGACGAGCGCACACGGCTTCTTCAGATGCGCTCACCTTGGATGATGGAAGACATTTCCGATCATATTCGAGCTTGGTTCGAAGAATT CTACAACAAAACGGGGAATTTTCACGCCTATCCGGACCCTGTTAAAAAGGGTACAGTGTTAGTTGTCATCGATGAAACTATGACGCCTATAGAGTTTCAGGAAACCCTCAACAAGAAACCAATGTCAAAAGAGGAAAAGAAGAAATTGCGTGCTAAGATAAAAGcggaaaaaaagaaattaagggataaaataaaattacggAAAATGAAGGAGGCTAAGCGAAGATTGAAATTAAAGGCTGCCGGAATAATTGATGTAGGCTTCATACTTTCCGATAGCAAGCCAATAG AAAAAATTGAAGCGACAATgaagcaattttcaattgattgGAGAAATGTTGATGAGTATCTAAATAAGAATCATGACCCAATTAAAAGTTGGGTGACCGAAGAACAATTAGATATAATACATCACGAATTGCGGGAGTTGGTAGATGAATATATGCG GGTTGAATATGAATTACTGAGAAAGGCTTTAGCGACTGATCAAAATGTTCCCTATAAGCCCCAAAAGGTTAAAAAGCCTAAGAAAAAGAAgggcaaaaagaagaagaaacccGTGGATCCGACAGGAGACAGGACTCTCAGCTCATTGTATAATGAACTTAAAGATGAGGGTGTCATTGAAGTAGTGTCTCATAAAGACTTTGATGAATTCATATCTGACTTCAATTTTACGGCGGATGACACCAGAGATGAAGACAACTTAAC AACTCTTGGGCCTGCAAAGGGAGACATTAAAATGGTTATCCAAGAGAGTATGCTGGGAATGAGCGAGTTTGATATATCAAAACCAAAATCAATTTTGCTCGTTGGACCACTCAACAGTGGAAAGAAATTGCTGTGTAATATAATTTCATCAGAGTTGG ATGCTGTTTTTATAAATCTTAGTCCAGAAAAAGTTTACAAGCACGCTGATGACATGAATATGTTTCTACATATCGTTATGAAAGTCGCAAGGGAATTTCAACCTACTGTGTTATACATTGAAGAAGCGCATCGCGTTTTTTTTAAAAAGGTACCGGCTGATCAAAAAGAGATTTCCCCAAAACTTCTTGCCCCATTTATTactaaaaaaatcttgaagCCAATCAAGAAGACCGACAAAATTGTACTTCTGGGCACAAGTAGTATGCCGTGGGCGGCCAAACCACAGCTAAAAAAAGCTTTTCAAAAAATAGTGCTTATTCCGAAATGCGACTATGGTACCAGCTTCTTGCTTTGGCTGGAATTGATGACCGAAAATGCGACGAATGATTTAGAAAACTACACATACTCAGCACTTGCGAGAGTTTTGCAAGCGTATAATTCCGGTGATATAACTAACAATATAGCTAACACATTAAATGTGGAACGAAAAATGCACCTCAAGTCTGAAGCATTGAATCCGCGGGAGTTTTTGGAATACTTTTTGACCGAATTGGATCCTCCACTTTTTCCGCCGGAGTTAAAG ATGATGGAGAAGTTTAGCAAATGGTttggaaaatcaaataaatttgcgaAAATGAGGCACGCTATAATGGCTATAAAAGAAgcaaaacagaagaaaaaataa